A region of the Lysobacter sp. K5869 genome:
GCCGACTCCGACGGCTACAACCCGCAGACCGTGGTGCGCTCGCCCGAGCCGCTGCTGTCGCCGTCGTGGAGCCCGGACGGCAACCGTCTGGCCTATGTGAGCTTCGAGGGCGGCAATTCTTCGATCTACATCCAGAACATCGGCACCGGCAGCCGCGAACTGGTCGCCAAGTTCCGCGGCATCAACGGCGCCCCCGCGTTCTCGCCCGACGGCCGCCGCCTCGCCCTGACCCTGTCGCGCAGCGGCAACCCCGAGATCTACGTGATGGACCTGGGCAGCAAGGCGCTGACCCAGCTGACCAACCATTTCGGCATCGACACCGAGCCGACCTGGTCGGCCGACGGCTCCAAGATCTATTTCACCTCCGACCGCGGCGGCAAGCCGCAGATCTACTCGGTCGCGGCCAGCGGCGGCAGCGCCACCCGGGTGACCTTCCAGGGCAGCTACAACGCCAGCGCCAGCGTGTCCTTCGACGGCAAGAAGATCGCCACCGCCCAGGGCGCCGGCAACACCTACCGGATCGCGGTGATGGATTCCAGCACCGGCGGCGCCCTGTGGAGCACCCTGTCGCCGGGCTCGCTGGACGAATCGCCGAGCTTTGCCCCGAACGCCTCCATGATCATTTATGCTGCGCGCGAAGGACGCCGTGGCGTGCTCTATGCCGTTTCCGCCGATGCCCGGGTGCGCCAGCGCCTGGTGCTCGCCGACGGCGACGTGCGCGAACCGGCCTGGGGGCCCTACCGCCTGCCGCGCTGATGCGCCGGGCAGCCCCCGAGCGCCGGCTTTAGCCGAAAACAGCGCCAGAACAACGCCTGCGACACTCCCCGAACGACTCCTGCCCCACGTTACAAACTGACGAGGAATACCCCATGAACAACGCTGCCCGCATCTTGCTCGTCGCCGTGCTCTGCACCGCGGCCGTCGCCTGCTCGAAGAAGGTCAAGGAAAAGCCGGTCGATCAAGGCACCGGCCCGACCACCACCACCCAGCCGGGCGGCGACACCGGCCCGGTCGCCTCGGGCGCCTACGGCCCGAACGACCTGGACACCGACGCCTGCCTGCGCCAGCGCGTGGTCTACTTCGACCTCGACCAGGATTCGCTGAAGCCGGAATTCCAGGCCATCGTCGGCTGCCACGCCAAGTACCTGCGCGACCGTCCGTCCTCGCGCATGACCCTGGAAGGCAACGCCGACGAGCGCGGCAGCCGCGAGTACAACCTGGGTCTGGGCGAGCGCCGCGGCAATGCCGTGTCGTCGGCCATCCAGGCCAACGGCGGTTCGGGCAGCCAGATCACCGTCGTGTCCTACGGCGAAGAGCGTCCGGTCTGCACCGACTCGAACGAAGATTGCTGGGCCAAGAACCGCCGCGTCGAGATCGTCTACACCGCCAAGTAATCGCGGCCAGACTTTCCCGAGCAACCCAGACGAAGGCTGATCAGCGATGCGGAAGTTCGCAGAGCGTAAGTTCGCACTAGCCTTGGCAGTCGTGGCGGCCCTCGCGGCCGCCACGCCCGCTTTCGCTCAGCGCGCGAGCCTGGCCGACCGGGTCGCGACGCTGGAGCAGCGCGCGTCCGACAACCAGGCCAACATGGACCTGCTCAACCAGGTCAACCAGCTCAAGTCGGAAATGCAGGCCCTGCGCGCGCAGGTCGAGGAATTGCAGCAGCAGAACCGCCAGCTGCAGGAATCGAGCAAGGCCCAGTACCTGGATACCGACAACCGTCTCAACCGGCTCGAAAGCGGCGCGCCCGCCGCCGCCGCGCCGGGGCCGCAAGCGGCCGCCAAGCCTTCGCCGCCGCCCGCGGCGGCGAAGCCCGCGGCGACGGTGAAGGACACCCCGCCCAGCGTGCACGGCGACCCGGGCCTGCTGGCCCAGAGCGGCGACGAACGCGCGGCGTACGACGCCGCCTTCAACGAGCTCAAGGCCGGCCAGTACGTCGAGTCGGCGCGCCTGTTCCAGGATTTCCTGGCCGCGCACCCGAACGGCACCTACACGCCCAACGCGCTGTATTGGCTGGGCGAGAGCTATTACGTCACCCAGAACTATCAGCTCGCGCAGGAGCAGTTCCAGAGCCTGCTCGACCGCTACCCGACCCACGACAAGGCCGCCGGGGCCCTGCTCAAGGTCGGTCTGGCCCAGTTCGGGCTGAAACAGGTCGACGCCGCCGAGCGCACGCTCGCCGACGTGGCCAACCGGTATCCCGGTACCGACGCCGCGCGCACGGCCGCCGATCGCCTCAACGCGATCCAGCTGAGCCGGCTGCGCAACTGAGTCCCGTCATGAACGCCGTTGTCTCCGAGACGGCCGCAGCGCCGTCCGAGCGCCTGCGGCTGACCGAAATCTTCCTGTCGCTGCAGGGCGAATCCGACAGCATCGGCTGGCCCACGGTGTTCGTGCGCCTGACCGGCTGCCCGCTGCGCTGCCAGTACTGCGACACCGCCTACGCCTTCCACGGCGGCGAGTGGTGGACGTTCGAGTCGATCCTGGCCGAGGTCGCCCAATACGGCGCCCGCCACGTCTGCGTGACCGGCGGCGAGCCGCTGGCGCAGAAGCGCTGCATCGAATTGCTCAAGCGCCTGTGCGACGCCGGCTACGAGGTCTCGCTGGAGACCTCCGGCGCGATCGACATCGGCCCGGTCGATCCGCGCGTGTCGCGCGTGCTCGACATCAAGACCCCCGATTCGCAGGAAGCGCACCGCAACCTGTGGAGCAACCTGCCGCTGCTCACCGCGCGCGACCAGATCAAGTTCGTGATCTGCAGCCGCGAGGACTACGAGTGGTCCAAGGCGATCGTCGCCGAGCATGGGCTGAGCGCGATCTGCGCGGTGATGTTCTCGCCGAGCTTCCATCAGGTGCGGCCGCGCGATCTGGCCGATTGGATCGTCGCCGATCGCTTGCCGGTGCGGTTCCAGCTGCAACTGCACAAGATCCTCTGGGACGACGAGCCCGGCCGTTGAGCCGCCGCGCGCGATGGCCGTAGGGCCGCGCGCGCATCGCGTCCCGCGCGAACGCCGGCGATGCCGCGCCGCTCCCCGCACTCGCCGCCCCGCGTCCGCCCGCGGACCGACGGCCAAACCCCGCAAGCCCGCCTGCGGTAGCCTTGCCCGATCATCAAAGTCGAAGAATCGCCATGAAGAAAGCCGTCGTCCTCGTTTCCGGAGGCATGGACTCCGCCGTCGTCGTCGCCATCGCGCGCGAGCAAGGCTTCCTCGTGCACGCGCTGAGCGTGCGCTACGGCCAGCGCCACACCTCCGAACTCGACGCCGCCGCGCGCATCGCCGAATCGATGGGCGCGGCCGCGCACAAGACCGTCAGCGTCGACCTGCGCAGCATCGGCGGCTCGGCACTGACCGACGAGAGCATCCAGGTGCCGCTCGACGACGACGGCCACGCCATCGGCCAGGACGCGGCCAAGGACGCGATCCCGGTCACCTACGTGCCGGCGCGCAACACCATCATGCTGTCGATCGCGCTGGGCTGGGCCGAAGTGCTGGGCGCCAACGACATCTTCTGCGGCGTCAACGCGGTGGACTACTCCGGCTATCCCGACTGCCGCCCCGAATTCGTCGAGGCCTTCGAGCGGCTGGCCAACCTCGCCACCAAGGCCGGCGTCGAGGGCGCGGGCCTGCGCGTGCGGGCGCCGCTGCAGTTCCTGAGCAAGGCCGACATCGTCCGCGAAGGCGTGCGCCTGGGCGTGGACTTCGCCCAGACCGTGTCCTGCTACAAGGCCGACGACGCCGGCCGCGCCTGCGGCCACTGCGACGCCTGCCGCCTGCGCGCCGAGGGCTTCCACGCCGCCGGCGTGCCCGATCCCACCCGCTACGTCTGAACGCGCGCGGGGCGGGGGCCTGACGGCCGGCCCCCTCCTGGGCTAGAATGCCCGGCTCCGGCGCGTCCGGACACGTTTTGGGTCGTTAGCTCAGTCGGTAGAGCATCGGACTTTTAATCCGCTGGTCGATGGTTCGAATCCATCACGACCCACCAGTCTCTTGCGGGCGAACCGCGTCTCTCCCCACGTCCCCTCACGAAAACGCCTCTTTTCTGGCCTTTCGTCCTCGGCCTGTGGACTTGTCAAATATCCACAGCCCCTGATTTGGCGAAAATTTCGCCAAATTTTCTCCGCTTTCTCCCCTCCTGTGGACTGCCGACCAGTGGATTGGTTTTCGGGATCTTACGGATCAATGGGTTACGGCTGGTCTTTTCAACGAGTCTTATCGCGATCAAGGCGGCCTGATGGATTCGAAATGGCGACCAGCCTGATCGTGTGCATCACGAGCGTTCACGGAGAGCCCGCAATTGGCTTTCCGCTTCGCGGGGACGCACTCCCACAACAAGGTAGAACCCTAATTCTGGTAGCAAATCCGTAGTGCCATCGGCCTTGTCTATCTCTAGCACTACATTTTTTTCGGAGTGCGAGGGTCGGTGCGGGTTAATGCTCGGTGCCTCGGAGCCCACGTACCGCAGTCGCGCCGAGCGAAACAAGGAATGGATTTCAGCCACGGTCAAGTCGATGCCTGGCCCAGATTGCGTATCGGGTCGCAGCCCGTCTTTTGAAAACCACATGATCGCCACAGTCGACTCCTAATTGGAGTGTCAGTCTCAAAGGAAGTCACAGCTCAGACCGCTTGATTTAGGCTAGCTAGGTATTCTCTTCCCCACGGAAACATCACTAGCCTCAAGGTCGTCCACCACAAGCGCACAACGCCCACATTCTCGAGTTCCGCATCGTTAAAGAGTCCATGCGCATAGTTGTTTCTGAGCCGATACCCAGAACTCTCCGTCATTAGAGCTCGAAGTTCCAGCACCAGTCTCGATCCGAGAATTTCGGCTGCGTCTTGGCTGATGAGCATATCTCCGAGCGTCCGCTCCTTTTCTATGCCGTCGTCGCCAACGGTCAGTGTATTGCGTCCCGCTCTCTTGAGAAGGTTTCTGACAAAGGGCTCAACTTGCGGGATTAGGTAGGTTCCACACTCGTGCCAATCGGACGTGCAGCCAGCGTAGAGGCCACGCGCCAAGCTGTATTCGTGGCCCTTCGGGGCGGTTGGGGAGAGATATGCCGCTTCCAAGAACAGCTCGAAGGACGGGGGGTGGCTCGCCGTCATTACTTCCAGTGCGTTGGGAGCGATCACTTTGGAAAAAAAGTCCAACCGGTGCTCGAGAAGATAGGCGACCATTCGCCGCGTCACATGCTCCTCGTTGTTGATGTCGAACGCGTCTTCTCTGTCAATAGGATTGCCGCTTCGATCTAGGTGCACTTGGGTGAAAAAGCTTCGGAACACGAACCGTTGCGCGCTCTCAATGGCCTCCTGCCTAATCATTCCGGGGTCGTACCAGTTGCCTAATAAAAACCCTAATTGTAGCAATGCCTCCCAAGCGGTCGGCCCGGTAATCGCGGCGCGTGCAGCTTCCGCAATGTCGGTCACATCAACCGAAAACTCATGCTCGTGCATCTCCGATTCGATGCCCATGCGTAGATCAGAAAGTTCCTGCCACAGCGCTGTGATGTGCTGCCGTGGCGAGCGTGCCTGTCGAAGTAGTTGGATACCTTCCGCTAGCCAATCAGAACGAAGCATGGCGCTACCAGTGCCTCTGGATCGGGTCACAAGCGCTTGGCCAGCAGCGAGATGGCATCGATTCGCGCTGGCCTTGTTCCCGGCCACCTCCCACAGCTTATAGGCTAGGAGGTACGCCCGGGACGCGAGGTCATAATCGCAGTTCTCATCTGTTGCGAACTGGTTCGCTGCCTGCTCTAAGATTGGAGCAACTTCGGCCGAG
Encoded here:
- the tolB gene encoding Tol-Pal system beta propeller repeat protein TolB, with product MKRPLRWLATLLAVLLPLAASAQQKGLEIDIVGGLASATPIATVPMPYQGGGAAPPTDIAEVVRNDLNRSGQFRGLPVEQMTAKPSRGSEISFPDWRALNQDYIVVGRVLDAGAGSYRVEYELYDVGKQQRLLGFALTARANAMRDVAHQIADAVYEKITGVRGAFFTRIAYVTATGTGRGSNYALMVADSDGYNPQTVVRSPEPLLSPSWSPDGNRLAYVSFEGGNSSIYIQNIGTGSRELVAKFRGINGAPAFSPDGRRLALTLSRSGNPEIYVMDLGSKALTQLTNHFGIDTEPTWSADGSKIYFTSDRGGKPQIYSVAASGGSATRVTFQGSYNASASVSFDGKKIATAQGAGNTYRIAVMDSSTGGALWSTLSPGSLDESPSFAPNASMIIYAAREGRRGVLYAVSADARVRQRLVLADGDVREPAWGPYRLPR
- the pal gene encoding peptidoglycan-associated lipoprotein Pal, translated to MNNAARILLVAVLCTAAVACSKKVKEKPVDQGTGPTTTTQPGGDTGPVASGAYGPNDLDTDACLRQRVVYFDLDQDSLKPEFQAIVGCHAKYLRDRPSSRMTLEGNADERGSREYNLGLGERRGNAVSSAIQANGGSGSQITVVSYGEERPVCTDSNEDCWAKNRRVEIVYTAK
- the ybgF gene encoding tol-pal system protein YbgF, encoding MRKFAERKFALALAVVAALAAATPAFAQRASLADRVATLEQRASDNQANMDLLNQVNQLKSEMQALRAQVEELQQQNRQLQESSKAQYLDTDNRLNRLESGAPAAAAPGPQAAAKPSPPPAAAKPAATVKDTPPSVHGDPGLLAQSGDERAAYDAAFNELKAGQYVESARLFQDFLAAHPNGTYTPNALYWLGESYYVTQNYQLAQEQFQSLLDRYPTHDKAAGALLKVGLAQFGLKQVDAAERTLADVANRYPGTDAARTAADRLNAIQLSRLRN
- the queE gene encoding 7-carboxy-7-deazaguanine synthase QueE, which codes for MNAVVSETAAAPSERLRLTEIFLSLQGESDSIGWPTVFVRLTGCPLRCQYCDTAYAFHGGEWWTFESILAEVAQYGARHVCVTGGEPLAQKRCIELLKRLCDAGYEVSLETSGAIDIGPVDPRVSRVLDIKTPDSQEAHRNLWSNLPLLTARDQIKFVICSREDYEWSKAIVAEHGLSAICAVMFSPSFHQVRPRDLADWIVADRLPVRFQLQLHKILWDDEPGR
- the queC gene encoding 7-cyano-7-deazaguanine synthase QueC — translated: MKKAVVLVSGGMDSAVVVAIAREQGFLVHALSVRYGQRHTSELDAAARIAESMGAAAHKTVSVDLRSIGGSALTDESIQVPLDDDGHAIGQDAAKDAIPVTYVPARNTIMLSIALGWAEVLGANDIFCGVNAVDYSGYPDCRPEFVEAFERLANLATKAGVEGAGLRVRAPLQFLSKADIVREGVRLGVDFAQTVSCYKADDAGRACGHCDACRLRAEGFHAAGVPDPTRYV
- a CDS encoding DUF4209 domain-containing protein — translated: MAILTRPVSEETLSAMDWQQYVLELDWSEYSIDSRFRLMPQIEQLQARDETLAAEVLTLLGHVATLVMEPRASFPFRIRSVQKKNGLDSLDQYDIECLAMMALQANDPWLRARLADVAVTAGRDRGLNQWQLGSTAVHAYLDHCEQHLLGEQGFLHTDEAIRGTRLRWVYAKRDEATYERYKQLIISGIRRGLELRHPGLYHALARDIIAQRYSFSAEVAPILEQAANQFATDENCDYDLASRAYLLAYKLWEVAGNKASANRCHLAAGQALVTRSRGTGSAMLRSDWLAEGIQLLRQARSPRQHITALWQELSDLRMGIESEMHEHEFSVDVTDIAEAARAAITGPTAWEALLQLGFLLGNWYDPGMIRQEAIESAQRFVFRSFFTQVHLDRSGNPIDREDAFDINNEEHVTRRMVAYLLEHRLDFFSKVIAPNALEVMTASHPPSFELFLEAAYLSPTAPKGHEYSLARGLYAGCTSDWHECGTYLIPQVEPFVRNLLKRAGRNTLTVGDDGIEKERTLGDMLISQDAAEILGSRLVLELRALMTESSGYRLRNNYAHGLFNDAELENVGVVRLWWTTLRLVMFPWGREYLASLNQAV